The Orenia marismortui DSM 5156 DNA segment ACATCTTTTATCACTCCCGGGAGGTTTGTTGTTTGTGATGATTCAACATATCTTTCCCGGGTTTTAACTTTTCTATGCGGAGCATTTCATATAACTTAATTTAAACGACACCAATGTCATTTATATCACTGTATATAGGATTTTAACGAACTTGATGTCGTTAAAATCCTATATATCTTAATTAAATCAATAACTTCAAAATATCAAAACTTATCCAATGGACTTTCAATCTTCCCAATGTTTTTATTACTTACATGGGTATAAATTTCTGTTGTTTTTGTACTTTGATGACCAAGTAACTCTTGTATATAACGCAAATCCACTCCTCGTTCTAATAAATGAGTGGCAAAAGAATGCCTCAAACTATGAATTCCTACTTTCTTTTGTATTTTAGCTTTATAGCAAGCAGATTTAAAGATTCTTTGTACTGTTCTTTTACTTAGATGTGAATTAGAACACCTGCTGGGAAATAACCATTCCTTAGGTTTAGATAACTTATAGTATTTTCTTAATTGCTCTAAAGCAACTTTTGAAAGAATAGTATAGCGATCTTTTCTTCCCTTCCCCTGGTTGACCCTAATTAGCATTCGGTCACTATCAATATCTTCACATTTTAACTTTACTACCTCACTTACTCTTAATCCAGCAGAATAAGTTAAATAAAGAATAGTCTTATGCTTTTGATTATCTAAAGAATTTAATATTTTAAATACTTCTTCTTCACTCAAAACCTTAGGTAATGTTTTTTCATTATTAGGCCTGGTAATATTAAAACTAATATCACCCATTTTTAAAATTTCAGAAATAAAAAACTTTAATGCACTAATAGCTTGATTAACAAAGGAATGAGAAAAATTTTGCTTATCTAATAAAAACAAGATATACTTCTTAATTTCTTTCTCAGTAATTTCACTTAGATTTTGGCTTGTATAGTCTGCAAATTTTTTAATGTGAGATAGATAAACCTTGACTGTATTTGAACTATAACCCTGGATTTTTAACTCTTCTTCTACTTTAATTAAGATAATATCGTTTTCTTTATAATACTCAAATTGTATATCTAACTTTTCATCCTTAAATAGCTCTTGGATTTCTAATAACTTGTCCACATGATAAGGTAATCTCCAGACCTTGTTTTCATGATCCCACCTTCTGCCTCTAATTCTCTTTATCTTATTTACTCTTTCTTTAGTATAAGAAAAATCAACTATAATTTCTGCCCCTTCTCTTAGAATACAAATAGACATGAATTAACTCCTCTCCTAGCAAATATATAATTAACCGCTTACTAAACTTATAACCAATTCATATCCTTTGTATACAACAAAAACCATTAATACCACTATAATACTACATTTTATGCATAAATTCAAAGATATAAGAAT contains these protein-coding regions:
- the xerA gene encoding site-specific tyrosine recombinase/integron integrase; its protein translation is MSICILREGAEIIVDFSYTKERVNKIKRIRGRRWDHENKVWRLPYHVDKLLEIQELFKDEKLDIQFEYYKENDIILIKVEEELKIQGYSSNTVKVYLSHIKKFADYTSQNLSEITEKEIKKYILFLLDKQNFSHSFVNQAISALKFFISEILKMGDISFNITRPNNEKTLPKVLSEEEVFKILNSLDNQKHKTILYLTYSAGLRVSEVVKLKCEDIDSDRMLIRVNQGKGRKDRYTILSKVALEQLRKYYKLSKPKEWLFPSRCSNSHLSKRTVQRIFKSACYKAKIQKKVGIHSLRHSFATHLLERGVDLRYIQELLGHQSTKTTEIYTHVSNKNIGKIESPLDKF